A genomic window from Candidatus Kryptoniota bacterium includes:
- a CDS encoding ROK family protein, giving the protein MTYIIGVDLGGTYIKAGAVTRDGEILYETSIPSQAEVSPQAVVVQIAKAVAAVKENQAGNQLEGVGIGSPGMVDLDGGTVKYPPNFSNWTTFRLGEETAKKIGGHVEVENDANAAAVGELKFGAGKGLKNFIMITLGTGVGGGFIVDGKAFRGELGGAGEIGHTTINFDGPKCNCGNRGCVEAYVGQRHLSRRVGEQLKSHPDSLINKMIGGDIEKLEPKIISEAAANGDRFALSVWKETGMYVGVAVASACNLFDIGTVIVGGGVANAGKPLFDSIEETAKWRMLPPLRERFKLIQAKLENSAGILGAAALIAK; this is encoded by the coding sequence ATGACTTACATAATCGGAGTTGATCTCGGCGGGACATACATCAAAGCGGGAGCGGTAACGAGAGACGGAGAGATCCTGTACGAGACATCGATACCTTCTCAAGCGGAAGTCAGTCCTCAGGCGGTGGTGGTGCAGATTGCAAAAGCAGTCGCGGCGGTGAAGGAGAACCAGGCGGGAAATCAACTGGAGGGTGTGGGGATCGGGTCGCCGGGGATGGTGGACCTCGACGGCGGGACTGTAAAATATCCGCCGAACTTTTCGAACTGGACGACCTTCAGGCTTGGCGAGGAGACCGCGAAGAAGATCGGCGGGCATGTGGAGGTAGAGAACGACGCAAACGCGGCTGCAGTAGGCGAATTGAAGTTTGGTGCAGGTAAAGGTTTGAAGAATTTCATTATGATCACTCTCGGGACCGGAGTCGGCGGCGGGTTCATAGTGGACGGAAAGGCGTTTAGAGGAGAGCTGGGAGGCGCGGGAGAAATCGGGCACACCACGATCAATTTCGACGGACCCAAATGCAACTGCGGCAACCGCGGATGCGTCGAAGCATATGTCGGACAGCGGCATCTTTCACGTCGAGTCGGCGAGCAGTTGAAGTCGCATCCGGACTCGCTCATCAATAAAATGATCGGAGGAGATATCGAAAAGCTGGAGCCGAAAATCATCAGCGAGGCAGCTGCAAATGGCGACAGGTTTGCCCTCTCGGTCTGGAAGGAAACGGGTATGTACGTGGGTGTGGCGGTCGCCTCGGCTTGCAACTTATTCGATATAGGCACGGTCATCGTGGGAGGTGGAGTCGCGAATGCCGGTAAACCACTTTTTGATTCGATCGAAGAAACAGCAAAATGGAGAATGCTCCCGCCGCTCAGAGAGCGATTTAAACTCATTCAGGCAAAACTCGAGAACTCCGCCGGAATACTCGGGGCAGCAGCCCTGATCGCGAAATAG
- the miaB gene encoding tRNA (N6-isopentenyl adenosine(37)-C2)-methylthiotransferase MiaB yields the protein MVQEILENRLKVYVETYGCQMNLADTEIVLGIMSKSGYSPTQVIDDADVVFLNTCSVREHAEEKIHQRLSVLRKQKNERPGLVVGVLGCMAERLRSGLLEKQNVDIVVGPDEYRKLPQLLEGAFSGAKGIGVRLSRTETYDDITPFRAEGISAWISVMRGCDKFCTFCIVPFTRGRERSRALVGVVNEVRQLVGQGFHEVTLLGQNVNSYHDGDNEFADLLAAVASVNPHLRVRFTTSHPQDLSDKLIDTMASHDNLCKYLHLPVQSGSNRVLHAMNRTYTKEHYLSLVKRIRERIPGISLSTDIIAGFPTETEDEHKETVELMEEIRYDGAYMFKYSPREGTPAYALGDDISDEVKSKRLNEIISVQQRISLECNRSLIGKSLRVMVDGPSRKSDEQFSGRSGTNKTVIFPAGAFTPGEELNVRINRATSATLFGEIERPAV from the coding sequence ATGGTGCAAGAGATACTTGAAAATAGATTGAAAGTGTATGTGGAGACGTATGGATGCCAGATGAATCTTGCAGACACTGAGATCGTTCTCGGAATCATGAGCAAATCCGGGTATTCACCGACTCAGGTAATTGATGATGCGGATGTCGTCTTCCTCAATACATGCAGTGTCAGGGAGCATGCCGAGGAGAAAATTCATCAGAGATTGAGCGTTCTGCGGAAACAGAAGAATGAGAGACCGGGTCTTGTTGTAGGGGTACTCGGCTGCATGGCGGAGCGGCTTCGGTCGGGACTCCTAGAAAAGCAGAATGTGGATATCGTGGTCGGACCTGACGAGTACAGGAAACTCCCGCAGCTTTTGGAGGGCGCATTCTCCGGCGCGAAGGGAATCGGTGTACGCCTGTCGCGTACCGAAACCTACGATGACATCACCCCGTTCAGGGCAGAAGGAATTTCGGCGTGGATTTCTGTGATGCGCGGGTGCGACAAGTTTTGCACGTTCTGCATAGTACCCTTCACGCGAGGACGCGAAAGAAGCAGAGCACTCGTCGGTGTTGTCAACGAAGTGAGGCAGCTTGTCGGACAGGGTTTTCACGAAGTGACGCTTCTCGGACAGAATGTAAATTCGTATCACGACGGAGATAACGAATTCGCTGACCTTCTCGCCGCTGTGGCGAGCGTGAACCCCCATCTCCGAGTGAGATTCACAACTTCGCATCCCCAGGATCTGTCCGATAAGTTGATAGATACGATGGCGAGCCATGACAATCTCTGCAAATACCTGCATTTACCGGTGCAATCGGGTTCAAATCGGGTGCTTCACGCGATGAACAGAACTTATACCAAAGAGCATTATCTCAGTTTGGTCAAGCGAATTCGCGAGCGGATCCCGGGCATTTCGCTCTCCACCGACATTATCGCAGGCTTTCCTACAGAGACCGAAGATGAGCATAAAGAGACCGTAGAGCTAATGGAAGAGATTCGTTACGACGGCGCTTACATGTTCAAGTACTCTCCTCGCGAAGGGACACCTGCGTATGCTCTCGGTGACGATATCTCTGACGAAGTCAAGAGCAAGAGATTGAACGAGATAATCTCCGTCCAACAGCGGATCTCTCTGGAGTGCAATCGATCTCTGATAGGTAAATCGCTTCGCGTAATGGTTGACGGACCAAGCAGGAAGTCCGACGAGCAGTTCAGCGGCAGAAGCGGAACGAATAAGACGGTCATTTTTCCTGCGGGCGCCTTCACGCCCGGCGAAGAATTAAACGTAAGAATAAACAGAGCGACCTCGGCGACCTTGTTCGGAGAAATCGAAAGGCCGGCCGTTTAG
- a CDS encoding MBL fold metallo-hydrolase translates to MKITVLGSGSAVSNPGRFNSCYMVEVKGSCLLIDCGSDELRALQAQRVDLSSVNEIVISHMHADHCAGLPAVLTAMHVLGRKEPIVIRIPYTQLEFVNLWLANLFIYKGRMSFDFNLIPIRTGKVPVGSESELEFNQTRHLEKYAQYAGSFGISPLSFSIIVREKNRTFFFSSDINSTDEVKSFVEMNSVSLIEATHPPMVEIAEMAKSAAGNIFFTHIPRELEPEGEWTEELRVQHGVFNLNMVHDGQIFEV, encoded by the coding sequence GTGAAGATCACCGTTCTCGGATCGGGCTCCGCCGTCTCGAACCCCGGCCGCTTTAATAGCTGCTATATGGTCGAAGTGAAAGGGTCCTGCTTATTGATCGACTGCGGATCCGACGAGCTTCGAGCTTTGCAGGCACAAAGAGTCGATCTCTCTTCTGTAAATGAAATAGTCATATCGCATATGCATGCAGATCACTGCGCCGGCCTACCTGCCGTTCTGACCGCTATGCATGTTCTGGGAAGAAAGGAACCGATTGTCATTCGGATTCCTTATACGCAACTTGAGTTTGTCAATTTGTGGCTGGCGAATCTTTTCATTTACAAAGGACGAATGAGTTTCGACTTCAATCTGATACCTATTAGGACTGGAAAGGTGCCGGTGGGGAGCGAAAGTGAGTTAGAGTTTAATCAAACGCGTCACCTCGAGAAATATGCCCAATATGCCGGGTCGTTCGGAATATCTCCTCTGAGCTTTTCGATAATTGTGCGGGAAAAAAATAGAACTTTCTTCTTCAGCAGCGACATCAATTCAACCGATGAGGTGAAGTCGTTTGTCGAAATGAATTCTGTTTCTCTGATCGAAGCAACTCATCCGCCGATGGTTGAGATTGCTGAGATGGCAAAATCGGCCGCCGGCAATATATTCTTTACCCACATTCCGAGGGAACTTGAACCCGAAGGTGAGTGGACCGAAGAACTCCGGGTGCAGCACGGCGTCTTCAACCTTAACATGGTACACGATGGACAAATATTTGAAGTCTGA
- a CDS encoding D-alanine--D-alanine ligase: MKVVVLLGGSSPERLVSIASGRGIIKALREAGHHVVAVDPALGRNQVSEAELLSQGIGTTPPAQEFLNKLSPRNYLSAIESESFDNADLAFIILHGRYGEDGIVQSLLELRSIPYTGSGIMASAVAMDKVMSKKLFLHHNIPTAEWFDYTKTSRSRSASIKESISSLGFPNVVKPNDQGSSVAITIVNDETGLDPALDEAEKYSDIVLIEKYIPGAELTVSILGDEPLPVIEIRPHGGFYDYHHKYTKGMTDYLVPAPIEKSLSLKLQDLSLITFKALGCKTFGRVDFRVGEDGIPYCLEVNTIPGMTETSLVPKAAAAAGISFVQVVSRIVELSTVGR, from the coding sequence TTGAAAGTCGTTGTCCTGCTGGGTGGAAGCTCTCCGGAGCGCCTTGTTTCAATAGCGTCCGGGAGAGGAATAATCAAAGCTCTTCGAGAAGCGGGTCATCATGTAGTTGCAGTTGATCCTGCACTAGGCAGGAATCAAGTCTCCGAAGCTGAACTTCTGTCTCAGGGCATCGGCACGACACCGCCAGCTCAGGAGTTCCTAAACAAACTATCGCCGAGAAATTATCTTTCTGCAATTGAATCTGAATCCTTCGACAACGCGGACCTTGCATTCATCATCCTTCATGGGAGGTATGGTGAAGACGGAATTGTCCAGTCGCTCTTGGAATTGAGATCGATTCCATACACTGGTTCAGGGATAATGGCCAGCGCCGTCGCAATGGACAAAGTCATGTCAAAAAAACTTTTCCTTCACCATAATATACCGACTGCTGAATGGTTCGATTACACAAAGACATCTCGGTCAAGGTCTGCCTCGATTAAAGAAAGCATATCGTCTTTGGGCTTTCCGAATGTCGTCAAACCAAACGACCAGGGATCGTCTGTCGCAATTACGATAGTAAATGACGAGACCGGATTGGATCCTGCTCTCGATGAAGCGGAGAAATACTCGGATATCGTGCTGATCGAGAAATATATCCCGGGAGCCGAGTTAACCGTTTCAATTCTTGGAGACGAACCGCTTCCGGTGATCGAGATTCGTCCGCACGGAGGCTTCTATGACTACCACCACAAGTACACAAAAGGGATGACAGATTATCTTGTGCCTGCCCCGATCGAGAAATCTCTTTCATTGAAACTCCAGGATCTTTCATTGATAACTTTCAAGGCGCTTGGTTGCAAAACTTTCGGGAGAGTAGACTTCAGGGTAGGAGAAGATGGAATCCCTTACTGTCTTGAAGTGAACACGATTCCCGGAATGACCGAAACAAGCCTTGTTCCGAAAGCTGCGGCGGCGGCTGGGATTTCATTTGTCCAGGTGGTTTCCAGGATTGTCGAGTTGAGCACGGTCGGAAGATGA
- a CDS encoding septum formation initiator family protein has product MKTPDIQKIVKKFGKRSAIIILVLSIGFVYFLFDSRGLIQRLRLSGEKSSLENRIRQLERDNSEMRLEIQRLQTDDREIERIAREKYFMHRNGEKIIKVEPK; this is encoded by the coding sequence ATGAAGACTCCTGACATTCAGAAGATCGTAAAGAAGTTCGGAAAGAGGAGTGCAATTATCATACTCGTTCTTTCCATAGGTTTTGTATACTTCCTTTTCGATTCAAGAGGTTTGATCCAGCGGTTGAGGCTGTCGGGTGAAAAGTCTTCACTAGAGAATCGGATACGCCAGCTGGAGAGGGACAACTCCGAGATGCGCCTGGAGATACAGAGACTCCAGACCGACGATCGCGAAATTGAACGAATCGCCAGAGAGAAGTATTTTATGCATAGAAATGGTGAAAAAATCATCAAAGTGGAACCAAAATAA
- a CDS encoding sigma-54 dependent transcriptional regulator, protein MTIEEFQEKFGIIGASEAIRQVVATVMQVAATDVTVLVSGESGVGKEVVARAIHGASPRSQRSMVAVNCAAIPEGILESELFGHQRGAFTGAVEARKGYFEIADGGTLFLDEIGDMPLVTQVKLLRVIETGEFMRVGSSLPKKVDVRVVTASNKSLEEEVAKGYFRQDLYFRLRSVNLFIPPLRERREDIPLLVRKFSQEFSERNNIKFGGFSQDAIELLTSYDWPGNVRELKNLVESVIVLERGSEVSAAVLEKHIPKSGATYYAESGGKFLPVRVGKTPEESERELILRALWEIKNDIVDLKGAVEATALEKKLALPGPRFPAEYNGNEGEQADRNGLNLEEMEKRMIQAAIEKYHGNKKLAADALGISLRSLYRKLREYKLKDV, encoded by the coding sequence ATGACAATTGAAGAATTTCAGGAAAAATTTGGAATTATCGGGGCTTCGGAAGCTATCCGACAGGTGGTGGCTACCGTTATGCAAGTGGCGGCGACGGACGTGACTGTCCTTGTCAGCGGTGAAAGCGGCGTCGGTAAGGAAGTGGTTGCTCGAGCGATACATGGCGCCAGCCCGCGGTCACAGCGCTCCATGGTTGCAGTGAACTGCGCTGCGATTCCCGAAGGTATATTGGAATCCGAGTTGTTCGGTCACCAGCGCGGGGCGTTTACTGGTGCCGTGGAGGCACGGAAGGGATATTTCGAAATCGCGGATGGTGGCACACTGTTCCTCGACGAGATCGGCGACATGCCGCTGGTTACGCAGGTGAAACTCCTGCGGGTTATAGAGACCGGCGAATTCATGAGAGTGGGATCCTCTTTGCCGAAGAAAGTGGACGTTCGAGTAGTGACGGCGTCTAACAAGAGTCTCGAGGAGGAGGTTGCAAAAGGTTACTTCCGGCAGGATTTATATTTCCGGCTTCGCTCTGTGAATCTGTTTATTCCGCCTTTACGCGAACGTCGTGAGGATATCCCCTTGCTAGTCCGGAAATTCTCTCAGGAATTTTCCGAACGCAACAACATAAAGTTCGGAGGCTTCAGCCAGGATGCGATTGAATTATTAACGAGTTATGATTGGCCGGGCAATGTGAGGGAGTTGAAGAACCTGGTCGAAAGTGTGATCGTGCTTGAACGGGGCAGTGAAGTTAGTGCCGCGGTGCTCGAAAAACATATTCCCAAGTCGGGAGCCACATATTATGCAGAAAGTGGAGGAAAATTTCTCCCTGTCCGGGTTGGCAAAACCCCGGAAGAATCCGAGCGCGAGTTAATTCTCAGGGCGTTGTGGGAAATAAAGAACGATATTGTTGATCTCAAGGGCGCCGTGGAGGCGACTGCCCTCGAGAAAAAGCTTGCGCTTCCGGGCCCGCGCTTTCCCGCTGAGTACAACGGCAATGAAGGCGAACAAGCAGATCGGAATGGTCTGAATCTCGAAGAGATGGAAAAACGGATGATACAGGCCGCCATAGAAAAGTATCACGGAAACAAAAAGCTCGCGGCGGATGCGCTCGGCATCAGTCTGAGGTCTTTGTATCGCAAGCTCCGGGAATATAAATTAAAGGATGTTTGA
- a CDS encoding SPOR domain-containing protein: protein MFHFLFIILCTLSLLLDDADAQRFSSGPPSSQMSPQGGDENALRAFEAYKAGNIDLARKYLGDSKQSDPYAMFVNAALDPDAVEAADMYKEIVAENHGRPVAGEALLKLYKYHYATGDYQSARTDYVELKKYPTAGEVADPSGLEDSLITPARASAPITPSVTTSAADNGPERASTKFIVQVGVFTTLENARNFIGDLRDNGIEGTVFTKDAGGRSLYGVSAGTFSSRDAAEDYARELKSRSVDCIVVEM, encoded by the coding sequence ATGTTTCACTTCTTGTTCATCATTTTATGTACTCTGAGCTTGTTGCTGGATGATGCCGATGCCCAGCGTTTCAGCAGCGGCCCCCCTTCCTCACAGATGAGCCCACAAGGTGGAGATGAAAACGCGCTGAGAGCTTTCGAGGCTTACAAAGCCGGAAACATCGATCTTGCACGGAAATATCTTGGCGATTCGAAGCAGTCGGATCCATACGCGATGTTCGTGAATGCAGCTCTGGACCCTGATGCTGTCGAAGCTGCAGACATGTACAAGGAAATTGTCGCAGAAAATCACGGCAGACCTGTCGCGGGTGAGGCGCTCTTAAAGCTCTACAAGTATCATTACGCAACAGGGGATTACCAATCTGCCAGAACCGACTATGTCGAGTTAAAAAAATATCCGACCGCGGGTGAGGTGGCAGACCCGAGCGGTCTGGAAGACTCGCTGATCACACCAGCTAGGGCGTCGGCTCCAATCACACCGTCGGTTACAACTTCGGCTGCCGACAACGGACCTGAACGAGCTTCCACGAAATTTATCGTACAGGTGGGAGTTTTCACGACTCTCGAGAATGCACGTAATTTTATCGGGGATTTGCGCGACAATGGTATCGAAGGAACCGTTTTCACGAAGGACGCCGGTGGGAGATCGCTTTACGGTGTAAGCGCGGGCACATTTTCCTCGCGCGACGCTGCCGAAGATTACGCGCGCGAATTGAAAAGCAGGTCCGTCGACTGCATCGTGGTGGAAATGTGA
- a CDS encoding replication-associated recombination protein A, translated as MKKSSKWNQNNPGRQSRQGSGLFSPPKSAIPLAERIRPKTFDDFVGQDHLVGKDGTLRKMLDSGTMRSMILWGPPGTGKTTLARLIAGKLLADFFQVNAVSSGVQELREIIATAEKSLEVGRRTILFIDEIHRFNKAQQDALLESVENGSIILIGATTENPSFEVISPLLSRSQVYVLEILAEKDLRTILRQTIAQDEIVKKVQESLGETPILSHDAEEEIVRLCGGDARVMLNALEVAIDLAGKKTPAQLGKDIIREAYQIRHYKYDRTGEEHYNSISAFIKSVRGSDPDAAVYYLARMLEAGEDPKFIARRLIVLASEDIGNAEPYALTLATACFTAVDYIGMPEARIILAQATTYLSSCPKSNASYMSIEKAAGDVREQPYLPVPLHLRNAPTKLMQDLGYHKDYRYAHSFQDHFVEQQYLPDVLKDKLYYEPTDIGRESVLKKYLESIWKKRKK; from the coding sequence GTGAAAAAATCATCAAAGTGGAACCAAAATAACCCGGGCCGCCAAAGCCGCCAGGGTTCAGGTCTGTTCTCTCCTCCGAAGTCAGCAATCCCGCTTGCCGAAAGAATCCGACCCAAGACGTTTGACGATTTTGTCGGACAGGATCATCTGGTCGGCAAGGATGGGACGCTTCGCAAGATGCTCGACAGCGGGACAATGCGCTCAATGATTTTGTGGGGACCGCCGGGTACCGGAAAGACGACACTCGCACGTCTTATTGCGGGAAAACTGCTGGCAGATTTCTTCCAGGTGAACGCGGTGTCATCGGGCGTGCAGGAGCTCCGCGAGATCATCGCGACCGCTGAGAAATCTCTCGAGGTCGGAAGAAGGACAATTCTCTTCATAGACGAAATCCACAGGTTCAATAAAGCTCAACAGGATGCGCTCCTCGAAAGCGTGGAGAACGGTTCCATAATCCTGATCGGCGCGACGACGGAAAACCCGTCGTTCGAAGTTATTTCCCCGCTCCTTTCCCGCTCACAGGTATATGTTCTGGAAATTCTCGCCGAGAAAGATTTGAGAACGATCCTCCGGCAGACGATAGCGCAGGATGAAATAGTAAAGAAAGTTCAGGAGAGTCTCGGCGAAACCCCGATCCTCTCGCATGACGCCGAAGAAGAGATCGTTCGTCTATGCGGTGGAGATGCGCGGGTTATGCTGAACGCTCTCGAAGTCGCGATCGACCTTGCCGGAAAGAAGACTCCAGCTCAACTTGGAAAAGACATTATTAGAGAAGCTTACCAGATAAGACATTATAAATACGACAGGACCGGAGAGGAACATTACAATTCTATTTCAGCTTTCATCAAGAGCGTGAGAGGGAGCGATCCCGACGCGGCAGTCTATTACCTCGCGAGGATGCTTGAAGCAGGCGAAGATCCGAAGTTCATCGCGCGCCGGCTGATCGTGCTCGCGTCAGAAGACATAGGAAATGCAGAACCGTACGCGCTAACGCTCGCGACAGCATGCTTCACGGCGGTGGATTATATAGGCATGCCCGAAGCCAGGATAATCCTTGCGCAGGCGACCACATATCTCTCAAGCTGTCCGAAGAGCAATGCGTCTTACATGTCAATCGAGAAGGCCGCCGGAGACGTGAGGGAACAACCTTATCTCCCGGTCCCGCTTCATTTAAGAAACGCGCCGACAAAATTGATGCAGGACCTCGGTTATCACAAGGATTATAGGTATGCCCACAGTTTCCAGGATCACTTCGTGGAACAACAGTATTTACCGGACGTACTCAAGGATAAGCTTTATTATGAACCCACAGATATCGGAAGAGAATCGGTACTGAAGAAATATCTGGAATCGATCTGGAAAAAGAGAAAGAAATGA